From one Perca flavescens isolate YP-PL-M2 chromosome 19, PFLA_1.0, whole genome shotgun sequence genomic stretch:
- the mad2l1 gene encoding mitotic spindle assembly checkpoint protein MAD2A, with the protein MTSTLKGITLKGSAELVAEFFSFGINSILYQRGIYPPETFSRVTNYDMSLQLTTDPKLKNYLTNVVSQLKEWLFECTVQKLVLVITCLETNEVLERWQFDIECDKSAKESSAPREKSIKTIQDEIRSVIRQITATVTFLPLLETPCAFDLLVYTDKDLVVPDKWEESGPQIIDQSEEVRLRSFTTSIHRVNSMVAYKKTDSV; encoded by the exons ATGACTAGCACGTTGAAAGGAATTACTCTCAAGGGAAGCGCCGAGCTAGTAGCCGAGTTCTTCT CATTTGGCATCAACAGCATCCTGTACCAGCGGGGCATATATCCTCCAGAGACTTTCAGCAGGGTGACCAACTATGACATGAGCCTTCAACTTACCACTGATCCCAAACTGAAGAACTACCTGACCAATGTGGTGTCTCAACTCAAAG AGTGGCTGTTTGAGTGCACTGTGCAGAAGCTGGTGTTGGTGATCACATGCCTGGAGACCAACGAGGTGCTGGAGAGATGGCAGTTTGACATTGAGTGTGACAAATCAGCCAAGGAGAGCAG TGCTCCCAGAGAGAAGTCCATTAAGACCATTCAGGATGAGATCCGCTCAGTTATCAGACAGATAACAGCCACTGTTACTTTCCTGCCGCTGCTGGAGACGCCAT GTGCATTTGACCTCCTTGTCTACACAGACAAAGACCTGGTAGTTCCTGATAAGTGGGAGGAGTCCGGGCCGCAGATCATCGACCAATCGGAGGAGGTGCGTTTGCGCTCCTTCACCACCTCCATCCACAGGGTGAACAGCATGGTGGCGTACAAGAAGACGGACTCAGTTTAG